One genomic region from Candidatus Eisenbacteria bacterium encodes:
- a CDS encoding VacB/RNase II family 3'-5' exoribonuclease, giving the protein MPLGAWEDACMRRSATVTGVVRGTRQGFAFLTPDAGAEDLFIAQENLHGAIHADRVEATLTRRSPHDFRSEAVVERILERTRPLMTGNPVRLARSWFVVPDQPVLPPRIRLLAGAQRIVEGTKILFRLAEGAPGGTLAARFEGVLGDAEDPALDAVVVATAFGLRTRFPDAAIDEALAVSRRDDPEEMARRCAYRGRFVLTIDPETAKDFDDAVSIQRSAAGYHLQVHIADVSWFVEEGGEIDREAALRGTSVYFPGGVIPMLPEVLSNETASLAPGCDRRVLTAEIDLDGEGAPSSVRLREGLIRSEARLHYEQAQSILDDGMDDSEPSRSLSIMADLAAKLRRRRLAEGGFDLSIPETEVELDGGGMPVALRRHRTLETNRIIEEFMILTNRAVARFVADRLMPLLFRVHEEPDRRALEQFGEIALTLYPGASGRDVETVPALRKFLMGLPEDPMRRILHGFFLRSLKQAVYSPTDTGHFGLGIDRYCHFTSPIRRYPDLFNHRLVRWLLKNELPGRVGATRVAGWRDRAEALATACSRTERTAERAEREIVRLKVLRWAAARLGKEFRGRVVGMVTSGLFVELDEFPVEGFVPRATLHAGARLVEDRLAFVEKRSRWELRLGDGVCVQVARVDLRGRQIDFRLLPDRPGSGRRGAGGAAAGSMGAQVGRAGKSGVRKKEPGRDGRRSRRSVAGKSKRTVRRPRRGGGGRR; this is encoded by the coding sequence ATGCCTCTCGGGGCGTGGGAGGATGCCTGCATGAGACGATCGGCGACGGTCACGGGAGTCGTGCGCGGCACCCGGCAGGGTTTCGCCTTCCTGACCCCTGATGCAGGAGCAGAGGATCTCTTCATCGCGCAGGAGAATCTGCATGGCGCGATCCACGCGGACCGCGTCGAAGCGACGCTCACGCGCCGATCGCCGCACGACTTTCGCTCCGAGGCGGTCGTCGAACGGATTCTGGAGCGGACGCGCCCCCTGATGACGGGCAACCCCGTCAGGTTGGCGCGGAGCTGGTTCGTCGTTCCGGATCAGCCGGTGCTGCCCCCCCGGATCCGCCTGCTGGCCGGAGCTCAGAGGATCGTCGAGGGGACGAAGATCCTCTTCCGGTTGGCGGAGGGCGCGCCCGGAGGGACGCTCGCCGCTCGATTCGAGGGAGTGCTGGGCGACGCGGAGGACCCGGCCCTCGATGCCGTGGTCGTCGCGACGGCTTTCGGGCTGAGAACGCGCTTCCCGGACGCGGCCATCGACGAGGCGCTCGCCGTGTCACGCCGCGACGACCCCGAGGAGATGGCCCGCCGCTGTGCCTATCGCGGCCGCTTCGTGCTGACGATCGACCCGGAGACGGCAAAGGACTTCGACGACGCGGTCTCCATCCAGAGGAGCGCCGCAGGCTATCACCTGCAGGTCCACATAGCCGATGTCTCCTGGTTCGTGGAGGAGGGGGGCGAGATCGATCGCGAGGCGGCGTTGCGCGGCACGAGCGTCTACTTCCCCGGAGGCGTGATCCCGATGCTGCCCGAGGTCCTATCGAACGAGACGGCGAGCCTTGCCCCGGGCTGCGATCGAAGGGTCCTGACCGCGGAGATAGACCTCGACGGGGAAGGGGCCCCGTCTTCGGTCCGCTTGCGGGAAGGTCTGATCAGGAGCGAGGCGCGGCTGCATTACGAGCAGGCCCAGTCGATCCTCGATGACGGGATGGATGACAGCGAGCCAAGCCGCTCCCTTTCCATCATGGCGGATCTGGCCGCCAAGCTGCGGCGCCGGAGACTCGCGGAGGGGGGATTCGACCTCTCCATTCCCGAGACGGAGGTCGAGCTCGACGGCGGCGGGATGCCGGTTGCCCTCCGCCGCCACCGGACCCTGGAGACGAACCGAATCATCGAGGAGTTCATGATCCTGACGAACCGAGCCGTCGCGAGGTTCGTCGCCGACCGATTGATGCCACTTCTCTTCCGGGTCCACGAGGAGCCCGATCGGCGCGCCCTCGAGCAGTTCGGGGAGATCGCGCTGACTCTCTATCCGGGGGCCTCGGGCCGCGACGTGGAGACCGTCCCGGCCCTGCGCAAGTTCCTGATGGGTCTGCCTGAGGACCCTATGCGACGGATCCTCCATGGCTTCTTCCTGCGGAGCCTCAAGCAGGCGGTCTACTCGCCGACCGACACGGGGCACTTCGGCCTCGGCATCGATCGCTACTGCCACTTCACGTCGCCGATCCGGCGGTACCCGGATCTCTTCAATCACCGCCTCGTTCGCTGGCTGCTGAAGAACGAGCTGCCGGGACGCGTCGGGGCGACCCGAGTGGCCGGATGGCGAGATAGGGCGGAAGCGCTTGCGACCGCCTGCAGCCGGACGGAAAGGACCGCCGAGCGGGCTGAGCGGGAGATCGTGCGACTCAAGGTCCTCCGGTGGGCGGCCGCGAGACTCGGGAAGGAGTTTCGCGGGCGGGTCGTAGGGATGGTGACTTCGGGCCTCTTCGTGGAACTCGATGAGTTTCCCGTCGAGGGTTTCGTTCCCCGTGCTACATTGCACGCGGGGGCGAGACTGGTCGAGGACCGGCTGGCCTTCGTGGAGAAGCGCAGCCGCTGGGAACTGAGGCTGGGGGACGGCGTCTGCGTGCAGGTGGCGCGCGTCGATCTGCGGGGGCGGCAGATCGACTTCAGGCTCCTCCCCGATCGTCCGGGCAGCGGGAGGAGGGGGGCAGGAGGTGCCGCGGCGGGTTCGATGGGCGCCCAGGTCGGCCGCGCGGGGAAGAGCGGGGTGCGCAAGAAGGAACCTGGTCGCGATGGAAGACGGTCCCGCCGGTCCGTTGCCGGCAAAAGCAAGAGGACGGTCCGTCGACCCCGCAGGGGGGGAGGAGGACGGCGATGA